GGGATGGAACCGTGTTTGCCGATATTCCGGGGTTAATTGAAGGGGCACACTTGGGGGTGGGGCTGGGCCATGAATTTTTGCGCCATGTGGAGCGCACCCGTTTGCTGTTGCATCTGGTGGATGCCACCGGACCCGATCCGATCGCCGCCTATCACACCATCCAAGCCGAACTGCAAGCCTATGGGCGAGGTCTGGCCGAGCGCCCCCAGATTGTGGTGTTGAATAAGCTGGATGCGATCGGGCCGGACCAACTGATGCCTTTAGTTGAGCAGTTCCAGGCCGAACTCGGCCAGCCTATTCTCCAAATTTCAGCCGCCACCGGTTTAGGATTAGAAACGTTGTTACAAGCGGTTTGGGATCACCTGGATGCGCCTGCGGAGATGCCACCGGATCTCAGTCCTCTGGCCAAAGCTGAGGTTGGCCAGTTATAGTCATTGCAATTTAGGCTGAAACAGCACCCTCACCCCCAGCCCCTCTCCCAGAGCGGGAGAGGGGAGCGAAGAACTGTATCGTTCTTATTTGGATTGACCATAGAGTCATCATCGGTCTGATCACCCAGCGATTGGCCCCCAATTCAAGCCCACACGAGGCCGACCCCATCGCGTCGCCGATCGCCCACAGCGACTAAGGTGCCATCCGGTTGGCGGCTAATCGCATGAACGCCGCCAAAGAACATATTGGGGGCTTGCCAGGGGATGACGCGGTCGCCCGCCGCTGTAGCTAAGCGCTGGATCGCATCGGCTCCGGGTAACCCAGGTTCCAGGTTTAAGACTTGATCTTCCCAGTGGATGCGGGGACTGGCGATCGCTAATTCCAGGGGCATTCTAAAATCCAGGAGGTTCAGGATGACCTGTAAAATCGCTGTCCGAATCCGATTCGAGCCGCCGGACCCCAGAACCAATGCCGGTTGGCCGTCCTTGAGGACGATCGTCGGAGCCATCATCGAGGCTAGGCGTTGATTAGGTTGCCAGGTGTGAAACCCATCGGGGTTGAGGTCTGCTTCGCCCAGCATATTGTTGACCATGATCCCGGTCTCTGGAATGAGGAAAGTGGACCCCTCACCATTGGAGGCGGTCAGACTAGCGGCATTGCCCTCAGCATCCATGACAGTAATGTGGGTGGTACTGCCCCATTTGTTCGTCGGGTGGATTGCCGCCAGGGTTGCCCTTAAGGCTGCTTGAGCCGGTTGGAGTGTGCTTGGGGCGCGGAAGGTGCTCAGGAGGGTTTGGGGATCGGCGCGGCTGTCGTAGCGATCGCGGCGGGCCACATTGGTTAATTGCATCACCTGCCGCAGGATTTGCAAGTATTCCTGACTGCCAAACGTCAAACGGGACAGATCGATCGCTTCCAAGACCTTCAAGGCAAAGCCAATCAGCAACCCGCCTGTGCTTGGCGGTGGATTCGTCAGCAGGGTATTGCCCCGATAGGTGAGGGTCAGGGGTTCGCGTTCGATCACCTGATAGGCCGCCAGATCCGCCTGGGTCAGGTGTCCGCCACCGTCTGCGCACGCAGCAATCAGCGCCTTGGCCCAATCGCCTGCGTAAAGGGGGCGATCGCCGCTTTTGACTACCTCCGCCAACGTCGTCGCGAAGGCGGGCATCCGCAGGGTATCCCCTGCTTGCAGCCGCTGGCCCGTGGGGGCATAGATCTGCCGACCGGCTGGGGTGGCCGTCAGAATCGGTTCCAGAATTTGGAGGCAGTAGCTAGCGAAGCCTTGGATTGGGGTTCCATTCTGGGCATAGGCGATCGCCGGGGCCGCGATTTCAGCCAGGGGCAGGCGCCCCAGTTGCTGATGGACGTGTAAGAGACCCTTGAGCACACCGGGGACGGCGATCGACCCCAGGCCCACATGGAACTGTTGCACCGCATCCCCAAAGTTCACCGTGACTGGATAGAAATCCAGATCCGCCACAGGCCGTTTGCGTTGGGGCGTTTGGGTGAAGAAGTCAAAAAGAAGGTTGCGAGCCTCTGCCGTATGGGCCAAGAGAAAGCCCCCGCCTGCCAGGGAAATCAGGCCCGATTCCGTCACACAGGCCGCTAGGGCCGCCGCGATCGCCGCATCAAAAGCATTTCCGCCAGCCTGCAGGATCCTTAAGCCAGCTTCAGCCGTTTGGGGATGGCCGGCTGCAATGGCTCCTCGTTGCCGCTGCTCCATAGGATTCCCTCTCCCTCATCGAAAACACCCCACCCGCATCGCCTCCAGCATCGTAGGTAATAATAGTTGAGACATGCCGGTTTGTTCGTCATGTCCAGATGACCTGGCCCGCTAAGCTGGCCTGCTAAGCTGGCCCGCTAACCTGTCTAGATGACCTGTTGTTTGGCTGCCACGGCCACACGTAACTCTCCATGCTAGATCACCTGTTAGAGCTATCACCCAGTGTTGGGTTAGATACCCTGCTGCTGCTGCCAGTGCTGATTGCCCTGGAAGCTGTCCTTTCGGCAGATAATGCGATCGCCCTAGCGGCCCTCGCCCAAGGGCTAGAGAATCCTGCCCTGCAACGGAAGGCCCTGAACCTAGGGCTAGTTGCTGCCCTGCTTCTCCGCATTATTCTGATTCTGACGGCAACCTGGGTGATCGGTTATTGGCAATTTGAGCTGATGGGGGCGGCCTATTTGCTGTGGTTGGTGTTCCAGTATTTCACCTCCGAGGACGGTGATGAGGAGCACCCCCATCATGGTCCCCGTTTTACCAGCCTCTGGCAGGCCATTCCCATGATTGCCTTGACTGATTTGGCGTTCTCCCTAGATAGTGTGACTACGGCGATCGCCCTCTCCCAGGAGCGGTGGCTGGTGATTCTGGGCGGCGTGATTGGCGTTGTCACGTTGCGATTTATGGCGGGCCTCTTTATTCGCTGGTTGGATGAATTTGTCCACCTGGAAGATGCCGGCTTTATCACGGTCGGCTTCGTAGGTGTCCGGCTCTTGCTCAAGGTCATTAACGATAGTCTGGTTCCGCCCCAATGGCTGATGGTGGTCCTGATTGCGCTAGTCTTTGCCTGGGGGTTTTCGCGGCGCACACGGACGGAAGCAGGGGTTAAGAGTAATGGGGCCAGGGTTGGGGGTGGGGAATAAAAGCTGCTGTAAAGTGATGGCTCTACTGCACAATAGGGAGGGGTAGGAACCAGGAACCCGCTGTGATCCCCATGCCCAGTCGATATGCCTCTCGTTCGCGTAGCGTCTCCATAGGAGAATGCTTGGAACCAACCCCGTCGGACAAGTCGCTTCTGGTTGCAGTTGTTGTCCAGGCGGGCCAACCTGGCAATGTCCCGGTGCGTGGGGCTAAGAGGAGGCACCTTGCAAATTGACCCCCCGGCCAATGGCTTGACTGAGTCCTTGCCATCCGTCCGTTCTCGCGCCTGTTCTCGCGCCATGCTTGTTTCACCGCAGCGTACTCAACACCTCCAGGCAGCCCTGCAGGACCCCCAGTCCCTCTATCAACTGCTGGCTGACTGTCGGCAGGCTAATGGCACAGCCCCGGTTCCCCAGTTTGTCAGCCTGTCGATCGCGATGCCGGTCGTGACGGAGTTGGCTGCGTTAGAAACGTTTCGTCAACCTGACCAGTTATATTTTTTTTGTGAGTGTGCCAATCGTGAGCGGGCGATCGTGGCCTTTGGGGCGGCGGCGACAGTGCAAGTGTCGGGGGCGAATCGCTTCGAGCGTGCCCAGGCATTTATTGAGCATTGCTTTGCCCATACGGCGTATCTGGGGGATTTACATTTACCCTGGTCCGGCCCCCACTTTTTCTGTCGGTTTACCTTTTTTGACGCCGAAAGTATTCCTGAGCATCCCTTCCCAGCGTCAACCCTGTTCCTACCCCGCTGGCATTTAGCCCATCATGGCTCAGAGGGGGTGTTGGTGTTCAATCTGCCCCTGGCGGGTCGGTCTTCCCTGCGGCAGTTGGCCCAGGAGGTCTGTGCCCAATACCAACGGCTACGCACGCTGACGCCCCAGTTATCCTTTCCCTATGCCAATTCGGTGTGGGTCCGTACTGATCCCAGCAACCGGTTTCAGCGATCGATCCAAACGGTGTTAACTGCCATCCAAGCCCGACAGTTACATAAAGTGGTTTTGGCCGATCGCCTGGAAGTACAGGCTGAATATCCTTTTCAAATTAGTGCCTGCCTCGATCGCCTGCGCACGGTATATCCTGACTGCTATGTGTTTGCTACCAGTAATGGCCGGGGCGATACCTTCTTAGGAGCCAGTCCAGAACGCCTGATCCAGATTCAAGATCGCCAGTTAATCACGGATGCGCTGGCGGGGTCAGCTCCTAGGGGGAAAACGGCGGCGGCGGATGCTTCCCTGGCCAGTACCCTGTTGCATAGTCGCAAGGATCAACATGAGCATCAGGTGGTTGTGACCTTCATCCAGCAAGCCCTGCGGCAGTTGGGCTTAACCAGTGAGTTGTCTACACCGACGATTTTGCAACTGTCGAATATCCAGCATTTGCATACGGCTATTCAAGCAAAGGTGCCCCTGACGCTCCCCCCCCTGGCGATCGTGGCCGCGCTCCACCCTACCCCCGCCGTTGCGGGAGTGCCCCGGGACTTGGCCAGTGAGCAGATTCGCCGCCATGAACCGTTTGAGCGGGGCCTGTATGCGGCTCCCCTGGGCTGGGTTGATTATCGCGGTAATAGTGAGTTTTTTGTGGGGATTCGCTCGGCCTTGGTGCGGCAGGATGTGGCCCAACTGTATGCCGGGGCCGGGATTGTGGTCGGCTCAGACCCCCAGAAGGAGTTGGCAGAAATCCAGTTAAAGTTCCAGGCGTTGTTGCGGGCATTGGGTTAAGAGTTGTGGGGATTGACGATCGCTTGACGACGCCATTGGCGTATCGCAATACGAATACGGTGTGGGCCTCGGTGCTGGTGGAGACGCTGTACCGCCTGGGGTTGCGGACAGCGGTGGTGTGTCCGGGGTCGCGATCGGCGCCGTTAGCGATCGCGCTGGCAACCCATCCAGGGATTGAGGCGATCCCGGTGCTGGATGAACGCTCGGCGAGTTTTTTTGCCCTGGGGTTAGCCCGGCGATGGATGGGAATACCGACGGTGTTGGTGTGTACGTCGGGGACGGCAGGGGCGAATTTCTATCCGGCAGTCATTGAGGCCCGCGAGAGTCAGGTGCCGTTGTTGGTGTTGACCGCGGATCGGCCTCCGGAGTTGCGCCAGTGCCACGCGGGGCAGGCGATCGATCAGGTGAAGTTGTATGGGGGGTATCCCAATTGGCAGGCGGAGTTGGCGATGCCCAGCATTGAGCTGGATTTATTGGCCTATGTGCGGCAAACGCTGGTCTATGCCTGGGAGCGGACTTGTTTTCCGGTAGCAGGGCCAGTGCATCTGAATGTGCCGTTTCGGGAGCCGTTGACGCCGATCGTGGATCCCTCGGTTGCCGAGAAAATGCAGGACTTTGATGAGACGGTATTTTTTGCAGCAGTTGGCCCCCACCAGGGCACGCAGGCCCACCCACTAGATACACCACTAGACACACCACTAGACACACCACTAGACACACCAGTAGATCCCTCGGTAGACACAGACACAACGGTGCCGGCGAGTGGAGTGCTAGGTTTAGCGCCATTGTCTGGATATTCAAGCCTTGGGGGGAACCTGCCCCTATCGGTCACGTGGCAACAGTGGTGGGAGTGCGTTGGCGCGGTGTCTGGGCGGGGGAATCGTGGGGTGATCATTGCGGGGCTGGCACAACCGGGTGATCCCAAGACCTACTGTCGGGCGATCGGGCAGCTTGCTCAGAGGCTGCAATGGCCGGTTTTAGCGGAAGGGTTATCGCCGTTGCGCAATTTTCAGTCCCTTTGTCCTGGATTGATTACGACCTATGATTGGCTATTGCGGGACCCGGACTGGCGATCGCGCTTCGCCCCTGATCTGATTCTCCAGATCGGTGAACTGCCCACGAGCAAAGCGTTACGAATCTGGCTGGCGGAGCAGCAACCCCAGCGCTGGATTGTTGATGCGAGTGATCACAACTTTGATCCCCTACATGGTCCCACACAGCATCTGCGTCTAGCGGTGGAGCAGTTAAGTTGGCTCTTCCATACCTCCCAGGTCCCGGGGGGTGAATTGGAAAAGTCAAATTTCAAACTTGAAAACTCAGACAGTCAAACTTTTAAACTTCCAAATTCAAACTCGCAAACTTCAAATTTTCAAACTTCAAATTTTCAAACTTCAAACCTTCAAAATTTCAAGCCTCTGGATCGCAGTTACCTCGACGCTTGGCTTCGCGCTGATCGGCAGGCACGGATGCAAATTGATACGACATTATCGGCGTTGCCGGATCTATTTGAGGGGAAGGTGGCGTGGATGTTGGCCCAGGGGTTACCGATTGGGACGCCGTTGTTGATCGCAAATAGTACGCCGGTGCGGGATGTGGAATGGTTTTGGCCCCCCAGCGATCGCCAGATTCGTCCGTTTTTTAATCGGGGGGCGAATGGGATTGAGGGCCTGCTGTCGACGGCCTGTGGCATTGCCCATCGCGGTCAGCCCAGTGTGCTGTTAACGGGGGATTTGGCCCTGTTGCATGATACCAATGGCTTCCTGTTACGGCAGCGGTTGGTAGGGCATCTGACGATCGTTTTGATTAACAATAATGGCGGCGGCATTTTCGAGCTATTGCCGATCGCCCAGTTTGAGCCACCCTTTACCGAGTTTTTCGCAACCCCACAAACGATCGACTTTGCCCAATTATGTAAAACCTATGGGGTTGAACATATTCCCATCACCGATTGGGAACACTTCCGAACACTTTTAAATCCTTTACCTACAACGGGAATACGGGTGCTAGAGATCCAGACCGATCGTCGGGCTGATGCCCACTGGCGCCAACAATTTTTTGCGATCCCTTTGCCTTGGCCTTCAGACCCAGAATCGTATGGTCAATCCAAATAAGAACGATACAATTCTTGACTCCCCTCTCCCAGATCGGGAGAGGGGCTGGGGTGAGGGTGCTGTTTCAGCCTAAATTGCAATGACTATACAATACTAATTCAACTTTTCTGCTGTAACTACCCCAAAGATTCCTGTAGGTTCCCTGTAAACGCGCAAATTCTGGAAGCCTGCGGCCTCGGCCCACTGTTGGGTTTGTGCCCACGGACGCAGCCGCATGGCCCAGGCTTGGCCCGTATGAGCCGGTAGGGTGCGGGCAATTAATTCTACTTGGGGATGATCGGGTTGGATGGTAAAAATCAAGGTTCCCGGACTGGCCAGCCGTTGATATAGTTGCTGGAAATGGCGTTGAATTAACGCATCATCCGGTAAAATTTCGTGCAAACCTGAAACAACAATCACATTAGGGGCTGGTTGCACGCGATCGAGGTCAGCATCACTAAACGCATCGGCCTGCTCCACTACAGCATTAACACCCAGTTCAGCAGCTAGTTGGCGTGCTTTCTCTACATTTTCTAACTTATAATCCCGTAAAATGGCCGTTACCGTTCCCGCTGGGAAATGTTGCAAAACCTCCAAATCATAGCGACCACCGCCACAGGCAACATCCAGTAAAACACAGGGAGTCTCGTGCTGCTGGTAAGTTCCCAATACGTGATGCAGAATATGTTTCAATAGCTGGCCCCGGAGGCGGATACCTTGCCAGCCTTGGGCACTGAGATAGATGCGATCGAGCATCTTACCCAGGGGGGTAATACCACTGGGTTGGTTGCGATAGACATACTCCAGCATCACACCCGAATCAAAGCCATACCGAAACCCCAAGCGGATGCCATTTGACAATTGACCCACCGTTTTTAAGCCAAGACGAAAAGAACGGTAATACCAACTCTTTGGATGCCAAATAGGCAAGGGTTTACGCAACATTTCATAGCTGGGGGCCGATGATTTGAGAGAAGACTGATGTAGCATAGTAACCTCTGAGAGCGTTTTAGGGTTTGGGTAGGGGTAGATGAGAGCATTGCAGATTGACAACAGGTAGCGCTCATCCGCAGGTAGCCAGAGTGCAGATACGATCGCTCAACTGTTCCAGGAAAGCCTGTTTTTCCCCATTCCAGTAGAGAGATTCACCAACCGTCACCTGACATAGAAAAGGAACTAGGAGAGGGTCTCCCTTAGGGAGAGCTTTACCAAGCCCCTTGAGATAGATGGGAATAATCGGTACATTGGGATGGTGTTTTGCTAGATGGGCAATGCCACTTTTGAAGTTGCTGATAACTTCGGGTTCGCCCCTGCTACCTTCCGGATAGAGGATCAAAATATGATTTTGCGCTAGGGCTGCGCTACAGGTTTTAAGAAAGGTTCGCTGAACACACAGTTTTTGATGAGCATCCGCTCCTGGGACTTCACGGGTTACGGGAATAATCTCAAAAATATGGCGTGCAATCCAGGCTAGACAACGATTCTGGTGGAGAAAATAGGCTTCATCGGCAAGGGGGTGAATTTGAGAGAGTTTGCTTAATGGGAAAAGAGACATGAGGACGAGGGTGTCCAGATGACTATTATGGTTGGCGACTAAAATGGCTGGTCCATCACGCGGTAAATGGTGACGATCGCGAATGTGTAATCCTAGAATCCACCAGACTAGGGGCCTCACCAGGAGAAGAAAAACGAGTACTTTGAGCATCGAATACCCTGTCCGCCTCATAGCCATTGTCCTCGATAATAGAAATAGACAGTGAAGTGGAAGAAGAGGGGGGCCGTATAGGTGAGACTATCAATGCGGTCTAAAATTCCCCCATGACCGGGTAACAGGGTGCCACTGTCTTTAATGCCTAAATCCCGTTTCAGAGCCGAAACCGTTACGTCGCCAATAAACCCCGTTAAGCTCAAGAGCAGCCCTAAACAGGTGGCATGGAGGTAACTAAAAGGGGTCAGCCAAGGCGCAAGGCCGATCGCTAACATCGTTGTCGTCAAGATGCCCCCTAATAACCCTTCAACGGTTTTCCCCGGACTGACCTTGGGGATGACCGCATGGCGACCGAACAACTTACCAAAAATGAATTGGGCAATATCATTGAGTTCGGTTAAGACCACGAGATAAAGGAGGAGTCCCACACCGCCCACTGCCGTCTGCGCTACAGGTTCTAACCGCAGGAGATAGGGCAGATGACTGAGGGTATACACGGTGAGCATTAACCCCCATTGCAGTGTGCCGATCGCCTGTAAAAATCCCTGGGTTTCACCAATCAAGACCATGCGCATGGGCAGGAACAAAAACATATAAATCGGGATAAAAATTAGAAACATCCCATACCACCCGATGTAAACCCAGAAGTATTGCAGGCCAATAGCCACGTAGGCCCAAATGAGCACATGGCGATCGGCCTGACGAGTCGGGATGAGGGAGAGGTATTCCTTCAGCGCGAGAAAACTCAGGATACTGAAGAAGATGAGCGAGGCCGTCCGGTTCAGCAGCAAGGCCAGGGTGAAGACCGGGATAATGATCCCCCACGATCGCAGCCGGTTTTTTAATTCTGTCCAGTCTTTTTCAGGTTGATAGGCGGCAAGGCCGTAGACCGTGACTGTGGCTATGACCAACAGGCCGTAAATAGCCGCTAAGGTATAAAGCACCGGCAGTGGCAGGGTTACGAACATGGGGAAACCTCCTGGAGGATCACCTGTACGCGATTAAAAATGGTCCACACCTGCAAACTCACTACCCCGAACCACACCCCCCCTAGCCAAGCCCCTGGTTCCAGGCCCAACCCTATGGCCACGGCAATCAGACCAAACACTAAGGCCCGATCGCTTTTTCCCAGCGGACCGGCATAACTGCGCGACTGACCCATTGCCCAGGCTAAGATGCCCGCCATTTCGGTAATGATCCCCAGCACCACGATCACGACAATCCAGGGGGCCGGCATCCCCGGTATCCGGGCAAAGGGCAAATATAAGGCCGCGTCTGCCACCACATCCCCCAGTTCATTGAGCACAGCCCCCAGGGGCGTCGCCCGGTCATACTCCCGCGCTAACATCCCATCGATCGCATTCAGGGCCAGCCGCCCCGCAAAAATCACCGGCAACGCTAACAAGAGGGTTGGCGATTGGGGAAAAGCGGCGATCGCGAGTCCCGTCACGCCCGATAAAACCAGGGCCGTGAGGGTGACCTGGTTGGGGGAAATGTGCCCCTGGGCTAACTGACGCACCAGAGGCCGAAGTACTCTCTGGAAAGCCGGTTTGATTTGATACAGCGTTATCATCGGTTTGACCGGAAAGGGGTTGAGACATTAGGCCCGATCG
This DNA window, taken from Trichothermofontia sichuanensis B231, encodes the following:
- the ggt gene encoding gamma-glutamyltransferase — encoded protein: MEQRQRGAIAAGHPQTAEAGLRILQAGGNAFDAAIAAALAACVTESGLISLAGGGFLLAHTAEARNLLFDFFTQTPQRKRPVADLDFYPVTVNFGDAVQQFHVGLGSIAVPGVLKGLLHVHQQLGRLPLAEIAAPAIAYAQNGTPIQGFASYCLQILEPILTATPAGRQIYAPTGQRLQAGDTLRMPAFATTLAEVVKSGDRPLYAGDWAKALIAACADGGGHLTQADLAAYQVIEREPLTLTYRGNTLLTNPPPSTGGLLIGFALKVLEAIDLSRLTFGSQEYLQILRQVMQLTNVARRDRYDSRADPQTLLSTFRAPSTLQPAQAALRATLAAIHPTNKWGSTTHITVMDAEGNAASLTASNGEGSTFLIPETGIMVNNMLGEADLNPDGFHTWQPNQRLASMMAPTIVLKDGQPALVLGSGGSNRIRTAILQVILNLLDFRMPLELAIASPRIHWEDQVLNLEPGLPGADAIQRLATAAGDRVIPWQAPNMFFGGVHAISRQPDGTLVAVGDRRRDGVGLVWA
- a CDS encoding TerC family protein, with product MLDHLLELSPSVGLDTLLLLPVLIALEAVLSADNAIALAALAQGLENPALQRKALNLGLVAALLLRIILILTATWVIGYWQFELMGAAYLLWLVFQYFTSEDGDEEHPHHGPRFTSLWQAIPMIALTDLAFSLDSVTTAIALSQERWLVILGGVIGVVTLRFMAGLFIRWLDEFVHLEDAGFITVGFVGVRLLLKVINDSLVPPQWLMVVLIALVFAWGFSRRTRTEAGVKSNGARVGGGE
- a CDS encoding isochorismate synthase yields the protein MLVSPQRTQHLQAALQDPQSLYQLLADCRQANGTAPVPQFVSLSIAMPVVTELAALETFRQPDQLYFFCECANRERAIVAFGAAATVQVSGANRFERAQAFIEHCFAHTAYLGDLHLPWSGPHFFCRFTFFDAESIPEHPFPASTLFLPRWHLAHHGSEGVLVFNLPLAGRSSLRQLAQEVCAQYQRLRTLTPQLSFPYANSVWVRTDPSNRFQRSIQTVLTAIQARQLHKVVLADRLEVQAEYPFQISACLDRLRTVYPDCYVFATSNGRGDTFLGASPERLIQIQDRQLITDALAGSAPRGKTAAADASLASTLLHSRKDQHEHQVVVTFIQQALRQLGLTSELSTPTILQLSNIQHLHTAIQAKVPLTLPPLAIVAALHPTPAVAGVPRDLASEQIRRHEPFERGLYAAPLGWVDYRGNSEFFVGIRSALVRQDVAQLYAGAGIVVGSDPQKELAEIQLKFQALLRALG
- the menD gene encoding 2-succinyl-5-enolpyruvyl-6-hydroxy-3-cyclohexene-1-carboxylic-acid synthase; translation: MGIDDRLTTPLAYRNTNTVWASVLVETLYRLGLRTAVVCPGSRSAPLAIALATHPGIEAIPVLDERSASFFALGLARRWMGIPTVLVCTSGTAGANFYPAVIEARESQVPLLVLTADRPPELRQCHAGQAIDQVKLYGGYPNWQAELAMPSIELDLLAYVRQTLVYAWERTCFPVAGPVHLNVPFREPLTPIVDPSVAEKMQDFDETVFFAAVGPHQGTQAHPLDTPLDTPLDTPLDTPVDPSVDTDTTVPASGVLGLAPLSGYSSLGGNLPLSVTWQQWWECVGAVSGRGNRGVIIAGLAQPGDPKTYCRAIGQLAQRLQWPVLAEGLSPLRNFQSLCPGLITTYDWLLRDPDWRSRFAPDLILQIGELPTSKALRIWLAEQQPQRWIVDASDHNFDPLHGPTQHLRLAVEQLSWLFHTSQVPGGELEKSNFKLENSDSQTFKLPNSNSQTSNFQTSNFQTSNLQNFKPLDRSYLDAWLRADRQARMQIDTTLSALPDLFEGKVAWMLAQGLPIGTPLLIANSTPVRDVEWFWPPSDRQIRPFFNRGANGIEGLLSTACGIAHRGQPSVLLTGDLALLHDTNGFLLRQRLVGHLTIVLINNNGGGIFELLPIAQFEPPFTEFFATPQTIDFAQLCKTYGVEHIPITDWEHFRTLLNPLPTTGIRVLEIQTDRRADAHWRQQFFAIPLPWPSDPESYGQSK
- a CDS encoding class I SAM-dependent methyltransferase family protein, with product MLHQSSLKSSAPSYEMLRKPLPIWHPKSWYYRSFRLGLKTVGQLSNGIRLGFRYGFDSGVMLEYVYRNQPSGITPLGKMLDRIYLSAQGWQGIRLRGQLLKHILHHVLGTYQQHETPCVLLDVACGGGRYDLEVLQHFPAGTVTAILRDYKLENVEKARQLAAELGVNAVVEQADAFSDADLDRVQPAPNVIVVSGLHEILPDDALIQRHFQQLYQRLASPGTLIFTIQPDHPQVELIARTLPAHTGQAWAMRLRPWAQTQQWAEAAGFQNLRVYREPTGIFGVVTAEKLN
- a CDS encoding lysophospholipid acyltransferase family protein, with protein sequence MLKVLVFLLLVRPLVWWILGLHIRDRHHLPRDGPAILVANHNSHLDTLVLMSLFPLSKLSQIHPLADEAYFLHQNRCLAWIARHIFEIIPVTREVPGADAHQKLCVQRTFLKTCSAALAQNHILILYPEGSRGEPEVISNFKSGIAHLAKHHPNVPIIPIYLKGLGKALPKGDPLLVPFLCQVTVGESLYWNGEKQAFLEQLSDRICTLATCG
- a CDS encoding phosphatidate cytidylyltransferase yields the protein MFVTLPLPVLYTLAAIYGLLVIATVTVYGLAAYQPEKDWTELKNRLRSWGIIIPVFTLALLLNRTASLIFFSILSFLALKEYLSLIPTRQADRHVLIWAYVAIGLQYFWVYIGWYGMFLIFIPIYMFLFLPMRMVLIGETQGFLQAIGTLQWGLMLTVYTLSHLPYLLRLEPVAQTAVGGVGLLLYLVVLTELNDIAQFIFGKLFGRHAVIPKVSPGKTVEGLLGGILTTTMLAIGLAPWLTPFSYLHATCLGLLLSLTGFIGDVTVSALKRDLGIKDSGTLLPGHGGILDRIDSLTYTAPLFFHFTVYFYYRGQWL
- a CDS encoding CDP-alcohol phosphatidyltransferase family protein; this encodes MITLYQIKPAFQRVLRPLVRQLAQGHISPNQVTLTALVLSGVTGLAIAAFPQSPTLLLALPVIFAGRLALNAIDGMLAREYDRATPLGAVLNELGDVVADAALYLPFARIPGMPAPWIVVIVVLGIITEMAGILAWAMGQSRSYAGPLGKSDRALVFGLIAVAIGLGLEPGAWLGGVWFGVVSLQVWTIFNRVQVILQEVSPCS